One window of the Vigna radiata var. radiata cultivar VC1973A chromosome 1, Vradiata_ver6, whole genome shotgun sequence genome contains the following:
- the LOC106774848 gene encoding nuclear poly(A) polymerase 3-like produces the protein MVEEIFAKYRATGTAPKKLFSYQFTLPSLVVFEPFPYTERYSRFLKICLSSPNHYALVEWVGWVKSRFGGLLLPLEVTQGFCDPNPTEYVDSEKTKPNVIFY, from the exons ATGGTAGAAGAGATATTTGCAAAGTACAGGGCAACTGGAACAGCCCCAAAGAAACTCTTTTCATATCAA TTTACACTACCTTCACTTGTTGTATTCGAGCCTTTTCCATACACAGAAAGATACTCCCGATTTCTCAAAATTTGTCTCTCTTCTCCTAACCATTATGCACTGGTAGAATGGGTTGGCTGGGTAAAGTCTCGCTTTGGAGGTCTTCTTCTGCCT CTGGAGGttactcaaggattttgtgaccCTAACCCTACAGAATATGTTGATAGTGAGAAAACAAAGCCAAATGTAATTTTCTATTAG
- the LOC106757694 gene encoding stress-induced protein KIN2-like, whose product MDSQNASYNAGQAKGQAQEKASNMMDKASNVAHSAQDSMQQAGQQMQEKAQGAADSIKSILNSKN is encoded by the exons atggACTCCCAAAACGCGAGCTACAATGCTGGGCAAGCCAAGGGTCAAGCTCAG GAAAAGGCTAGCAACATGATGGACAAGGCTAGCAATGTTGCTCATTCTGCTCAAGACTCCATGCAACAG GCTGGGCAACAAATGCAGGAAAAGGCACAAGGAGCTGCTGATTCTATCAAGAGTATTTTGAATTCAAAGAACTAA